In a genomic window of Thermosynechococcus sp. CL-1:
- the cobN gene encoding cobaltochelatase subunit CobN, translating to MHQILTLNDLTVATDNSDVAFLQQSSAPIVILTAADTDIALLAQAYNQLPKDFPPLRLANLLHLQAAAAIDDYGDRVLAEADVVVIRLLGGRGYWSYGLEVAQQMVSDRGGQLILLPGDDHPDLELMSLSSWPLDQVDRLWQYFREGGQENIQRALEFIGHYGCGWGQPPPPPQRIPRWGSYPIAGQIASDWPQVGILFYRAHYLAGNTAVIDALAQALLQRQLAPVPLFVSSLQDPEIQRELLAAWQGKVELVLNTTGFAIAKPNEVNLWQQLDIPVLQVILSSSTHETWQHHPQGLTPRDLAMHVVLPEVDGRIITRAVSFKAVSQIQADVETTVTTYAPAGDRLHWVSDLAANWLKLRRKAPAERRIALILANYPCRDGRLANGVGLDTPNSTVELLKALQAAGYDLGTDPLPKDGDALIQHLSRYRTNDPEGNHWRQPRYTLPLEAYQHYFQSLPRAVQAAITQRWRSPTTDLPIAGDCWGNIFVGVQPSRGYDRDPSLNYHAPDLEPTPAYLGFYFWLRHVFGADAIVHVGKHGNLEWLPGKGIALSDTCFPEIALGPVPHFYPFIVNDPGEGAQAKRRAQAVILDHLTPPLTRAELYGGLETLSHYIEEYYAAEQFDRPRLSVLRQQIEALVKELDLDQEIGAPNPEETWTAWLARTDGYLCDLRDAQIRDGLHILGQCPQGQQLRDLMVAIARSPSGQHMGLTRALAKDQGVDLDPLTANPTDPSPVLGYRSVGEWQHALEETAAKLVEDLLKGTPDLPCGRATQQVLDWIRTVLYPALQQTRQEIDHFLHGLNGGYVPSGAAGAPSRGRPDVLPTGRNFYAVDLRAVPTEAAWALAERSAAALIERYCQEQGEFPRTLGLSVWGTATMRTGGDDIAQALALLGVRPVWEGASRRVVDLEVIPLSLLGRPRVDVMLRISGFFRDAFPNLIALFDEAVQRVSQLDEPPDQNPLAAQVAKETAYWQQQGLSLNQAQQRARFRIFGSKPGAYGAGLQGLIEAQNWQGDEDLARAYIHWSSYAYTGEAHSHNAAEALEQRLSQLQVVLQNQDNREHDLLDSDDYYQFQGGLTVAVRSRSGQQPTVYFGDHSRPEQPKIRTLQEELLRVYRSRVINPKWLAGIKRHGYKGAFEMAATVDYLFGYAATARCVPDYVFTGITQTYVLDSEMQAFVAQHNPWALRDMAERLLEAAQRQLWQAPDPQILDRLRAIALEAEGLIEGKF from the coding sequence ATGCATCAAATTCTTACATTAAATGATCTGACTGTTGCCACAGATAACAGCGATGTTGCATTTCTACAGCAAAGCAGTGCTCCCATTGTTATTCTAACGGCAGCGGATACGGATATTGCCCTGCTGGCTCAAGCGTACAACCAACTACCCAAGGACTTTCCCCCTCTGCGCCTCGCGAACTTACTTCATTTACAAGCGGCAGCGGCCATTGATGACTATGGCGATCGCGTCTTGGCCGAGGCCGACGTGGTCGTGATTCGCCTTTTGGGGGGACGGGGCTATTGGAGCTATGGCCTAGAGGTGGCGCAGCAAATGGTCAGCGATCGCGGTGGACAGTTGATCTTACTGCCGGGGGACGATCACCCCGACTTAGAACTCATGAGCCTCTCCAGTTGGCCGCTGGACCAAGTTGATCGCCTCTGGCAATACTTCCGCGAGGGCGGACAGGAAAATATTCAGCGTGCCCTAGAGTTCATTGGCCACTACGGTTGCGGTTGGGGTCAGCCCCCCCCACCCCCCCAAAGGATTCCCCGCTGGGGCAGCTATCCGATTGCGGGGCAGATAGCCAGCGACTGGCCGCAGGTGGGGATTCTCTTTTACCGTGCCCATTACTTAGCGGGCAATACGGCGGTGATTGATGCCCTCGCTCAGGCCTTGCTGCAGCGGCAATTGGCACCTGTCCCCCTGTTTGTCTCCTCGCTGCAAGATCCAGAAATTCAACGGGAACTGCTGGCGGCATGGCAGGGCAAGGTGGAACTGGTTCTCAATACGACGGGGTTCGCGATCGCCAAACCGAACGAGGTGAACCTTTGGCAGCAGTTGGATATCCCCGTGCTACAGGTGATTCTCAGCAGCAGCACCCACGAGACTTGGCAACACCATCCCCAAGGACTGACGCCCCGCGACCTTGCTATGCACGTCGTCCTGCCGGAGGTGGATGGCCGCATCATTACCCGTGCGGTGTCCTTTAAGGCGGTGTCGCAAATTCAAGCAGATGTGGAAACCACCGTGACCACCTATGCCCCGGCGGGCGATCGCCTGCACTGGGTCAGTGATCTGGCAGCCAACTGGCTCAAGCTCCGCCGCAAAGCCCCTGCTGAACGCCGCATTGCCCTGATTTTAGCCAACTACCCCTGCCGCGATGGTCGTCTTGCCAATGGCGTTGGTCTCGACACCCCCAATAGTACGGTGGAACTGCTCAAGGCACTTCAGGCGGCTGGCTATGATCTGGGGACTGACCCTTTGCCCAAGGATGGCGATGCCCTGATCCAACACCTCAGCCGCTACCGCACCAACGATCCCGAAGGCAATCACTGGCGGCAGCCCCGCTACACCCTTCCCCTTGAGGCCTACCAGCACTATTTTCAGAGCCTGCCAAGGGCAGTACAGGCGGCCATTACCCAACGCTGGCGATCGCCCACCACAGACCTCCCCATTGCTGGTGACTGTTGGGGCAACATTTTTGTCGGTGTCCAACCCAGTCGGGGCTACGATCGCGACCCCAGTTTGAATTACCATGCCCCCGATTTAGAACCCACCCCAGCGTATCTCGGCTTTTACTTTTGGCTGCGCCATGTTTTTGGGGCGGATGCGATTGTCCATGTGGGCAAACATGGCAATCTAGAATGGCTCCCTGGCAAAGGCATTGCCCTTAGTGACACCTGTTTTCCCGAAATTGCCCTTGGCCCTGTGCCCCACTTTTACCCCTTTATTGTCAATGATCCGGGCGAAGGTGCCCAAGCCAAACGCCGTGCCCAAGCGGTGATCTTGGATCACCTGACGCCGCCCCTGACCCGTGCCGAGTTGTACGGTGGTCTAGAGACCCTCAGCCACTACATTGAGGAATACTACGCCGCTGAGCAGTTCGATCGCCCCCGTTTGAGTGTGCTGCGGCAGCAGATTGAAGCCCTCGTCAAAGAACTCGATCTCGATCAAGAAATTGGTGCCCCCAATCCTGAGGAAACCTGGACGGCGTGGCTAGCGCGCACCGATGGCTACCTCTGTGATCTGCGGGATGCCCAGATTCGCGATGGCCTGCATATTCTTGGCCAATGCCCCCAGGGACAGCAGTTGCGAGATCTGATGGTGGCGATCGCCCGCAGTCCCAGTGGCCAGCACATGGGTCTCACTCGTGCCTTAGCAAAGGATCAAGGGGTTGATTTAGATCCCCTGACCGCTAACCCAACCGATCCAAGTCCTGTACTTGGATACCGTTCCGTTGGTGAGTGGCAGCATGCCCTCGAGGAAACCGCGGCAAAACTGGTGGAGGACTTACTGAAGGGCACCCCTGATCTCCCCTGTGGCCGTGCAACTCAGCAGGTACTGGATTGGATTCGTACGGTGCTCTACCCTGCCCTGCAACAGACCCGCCAAGAAATTGACCACTTTCTCCATGGCCTCAATGGCGGCTATGTTCCCAGTGGCGCTGCCGGTGCCCCCAGTCGTGGTCGTCCGGATGTCCTACCCACCGGACGGAATTTTTATGCGGTGGATCTGCGGGCAGTCCCAACAGAGGCCGCTTGGGCATTGGCGGAGCGATCGGCGGCGGCACTCATCGAACGCTATTGTCAAGAGCAGGGAGAATTTCCCCGTACCCTAGGTCTTTCGGTATGGGGAACCGCAACCATGCGCACTGGAGGCGATGATATTGCCCAAGCCCTTGCCCTCTTGGGGGTTCGTCCTGTCTGGGAGGGTGCCTCGCGACGGGTGGTGGATTTGGAGGTGATTCCCCTATCGCTGTTGGGACGACCGCGTGTGGATGTCATGCTGCGCATTTCTGGCTTTTTCCGCGATGCTTTTCCTAACCTAATTGCCCTCTTTGATGAGGCGGTGCAGCGGGTCAGCCAGTTGGATGAACCCCCGGATCAAAATCCCTTGGCAGCGCAAGTGGCCAAAGAAACGGCCTATTGGCAACAGCAGGGTCTCTCCCTGAATCAAGCTCAACAACGGGCACGCTTTCGCATCTTTGGTTCCAAACCCGGTGCCTATGGTGCAGGGCTGCAAGGACTGATCGAAGCCCAAAACTGGCAAGGGGATGAAGATCTCGCCCGCGCCTATATTCACTGGAGTAGCTACGCCTACACGGGGGAAGCCCACAGCCACAATGCAGCGGAAGCCCTAGAGCAGCGGCTGAGTCAATTGCAAGTGGTGCTGCAAAACCAAGACAACCGCGAGCATGATCTATTGGACTCCGATGATTATTACCAGTTTCAGGGGGGCTTGACCGTTGCCGTGCGATCGCGATCGGGGCAGCAGCCCACGGTTTACTTTGGCGATCACTCCCGGCCAGAGCAGCCGAAAATTCGCACCCTCCAGGAGGAACTGCTGCGAGTCTATCGCTCCCGCGTCATTAATCCCAAATGGCTCGCCGGCATCAAGCGTCATGGCTACAAAGGTGCCTTTGAAATGGCAGCCACGGTGGATTATCTCTTTGGCTATGCCGCTACGGCTCGCTGTGTGCCCGATTATGTGTTTACAGGCATTACTCAGACCTATGTGCTTGATAGCGAAATGCAAGCCTTTGTGGCGCAGCATAATCCTTGGGCACTGCGGGACATGGCGGAGCGACTCCTCGAAGCTGCCCAGCGCCAACTGTGGCAAGCACCGGATCCGCAGATCCTAGACCGCCTGCGAGCGATCGCCCTAGAGGCCGAAGGTTTAATTGAGGGCAAATTTTAA
- a CDS encoding biotin transporter BioY: MEAAIALPNLLNEEGQFVLPSSWAAVPVYGLPVSYQVAAVLLVGCMGGRQAAALSQVAYLILGLSGFQVFSQGGGLDYWREPTFGYLLGFVPGAWVCGWLAFRPQKRVSLEWLALSGLAGLVLIHVCGALYLSGLALAGQLSQPLVELLEQYSLFALPGQLVIVCLVAAVARVLRLILLY, translated from the coding sequence ATGGAGGCGGCGATCGCCCTCCCCAACCTCCTCAATGAGGAAGGGCAATTTGTTTTGCCCAGTTCATGGGCCGCCGTTCCCGTGTATGGGTTACCCGTATCCTACCAAGTAGCGGCGGTTCTCTTGGTCGGGTGTATGGGGGGACGGCAAGCCGCCGCCCTCTCCCAGGTGGCCTATTTGATTCTGGGGCTGAGTGGCTTTCAGGTTTTTTCCCAAGGGGGCGGTCTGGACTATTGGCGTGAACCGACATTTGGTTACCTGTTGGGTTTTGTGCCGGGGGCTTGGGTCTGTGGTTGGCTGGCTTTTCGCCCCCAAAAGCGAGTGAGTTTAGAATGGCTTGCTTTGAGTGGCCTAGCGGGACTGGTGCTCATTCATGTCTGCGGTGCGCTCTACCTCAGTGGTCTGGCTCTTGCAGGGCAGTTGAGTCAACCCTTGGTGGAGCTACTAGAGCAGTATTCGCTTTTTGCCTTGCCAGGGCAGTTGGTGATTGTCTGCTTGGTGGCAGCGGTAGCGCGGGTGTTGCGCTTGATTTTGCTGTATTAA
- a CDS encoding FHA domain-containing protein: MTRFSDTSKQAWLIVRSQGTVVGKYHLAGKAFWKIGRASDCDIIIHDPFISRHQATIELRPRGNALVYLIRDNNSRNGTLINGTPLSEERVLYHGDLIMMGDTDLTFRYTSPTPSVPPNVLQCS, encoded by the coding sequence ATGACGCGGTTCTCAGACACGAGCAAGCAAGCATGGCTCATTGTCCGTTCTCAAGGCACGGTGGTCGGTAAATATCACCTCGCAGGCAAAGCCTTTTGGAAGATTGGCCGTGCCAGTGACTGTGACATTATTATCCATGACCCGTTTATTTCACGGCACCAAGCAACCATTGAACTACGCCCGCGGGGCAATGCTCTAGTGTACCTGATCCGTGACAACAATAGTCGCAATGGCACATTAATTAACGGTACACCCCTGTCGGAGGAGCGAGTCTTATACCATGGAGACCTTATTATGATGGGGGATACGGATCTCACGTTTCGCTATACAAGTCCGACCCCGTCTGTCCCGCCTAATGTGTTGCAGTGCTCTTGA
- a CDS encoding HlyD family secretion protein: MKSNLQHPQNIIVIHEHTSNPIPTFTQQLKLRRSLLANLLVFAAGCGILAFAGLFLYRHLTTVRSRDAVINGVIVNVRAPEEGTLQQLRAKVGQFIKPAEETPLAVLENDYLSQGDLKEVEKWLERRQGELEAAQAKLAQLQGLLTSAQGDERHQQLLEVKQTNRQVAAAQAELGAARANLADAKARHRLAKINYGRFSRLAQQGAVPQAQADAALTELQQSQAQVAARQREVEAAADRVEALKADARAAELGLTLRNTRSNYDPRLRLQELKIQIGEQQAIVQGLKREIAAQQRQVAQARREVAQRKIVKVAAPIAAYVWRVDARPGMFLGKGDRILQLLDCQRRWIDVFVEEQSLRLIHPGTKAKIELYGSKGKVLWGTVTNIRSGLGRLNPGDDQVIPIPENYPRQSQVRVELDADQDWGEGNFCYVGYTARVTFQISP; this comes from the coding sequence GTGAAAAGCAATCTGCAGCATCCCCAAAATATCATAGTAATTCATGAGCACACCAGTAACCCAATACCCACTTTTACCCAGCAACTCAAGCTGCGGCGATCGCTCCTTGCCAATCTGTTAGTGTTTGCAGCCGGGTGTGGCATCCTTGCCTTTGCAGGCTTGTTTCTCTACCGCCATTTAACAACCGTGCGCAGTCGTGATGCGGTCATTAATGGCGTCATTGTGAATGTGCGGGCTCCGGAGGAAGGAACCCTCCAGCAACTGAGGGCAAAGGTGGGGCAATTTATCAAGCCAGCGGAGGAGACGCCCCTAGCCGTGCTAGAAAATGACTACCTTAGCCAAGGCGACCTCAAGGAAGTTGAAAAATGGCTCGAACGGCGGCAGGGTGAACTAGAAGCCGCTCAGGCAAAACTGGCTCAATTGCAGGGACTCCTCACCTCTGCCCAAGGGGATGAACGCCATCAACAGCTGCTTGAGGTGAAACAAACCAATCGCCAAGTGGCGGCTGCCCAAGCGGAACTAGGGGCTGCTAGAGCGAATCTGGCTGATGCCAAGGCACGCCATCGATTGGCAAAAATTAACTACGGCCGCTTTAGTCGATTGGCACAGCAGGGAGCGGTACCCCAAGCCCAAGCAGATGCGGCTCTAACGGAATTGCAGCAAAGCCAAGCGCAAGTGGCTGCTCGCCAACGGGAAGTGGAGGCTGCCGCTGATAGGGTAGAGGCGCTCAAGGCCGATGCCCGTGCCGCTGAATTGGGACTGACCCTGCGCAATACCCGCAGCAACTATGACCCCCGTCTGCGGCTTCAGGAGCTAAAAATTCAGATTGGCGAACAGCAGGCGATCGTCCAAGGGCTGAAACGGGAAATTGCGGCTCAACAGCGACAGGTTGCCCAAGCCCGGCGGGAGGTTGCTCAGCGCAAAATAGTGAAGGTAGCGGCTCCCATTGCCGCCTATGTCTGGCGGGTGGATGCCCGTCCGGGGATGTTTCTTGGCAAAGGGGATCGAATTTTGCAGTTATTGGATTGTCAACGGCGCTGGATTGATGTGTTTGTAGAGGAACAGTCCCTGCGGCTAATCCACCCCGGTACCAAGGCCAAAATTGAACTCTATGGCAGCAAAGGCAAGGTGCTTTGGGGCACAGTCACCAACATTCGCTCTGGCTTGGGTCGCCTCAACCCCGGCGACGATCAGGTCATTCCCATTCCCGAAAACTATCCGCGTCAAAGCCAAGTGCGCGTTGAATTAGACGCTGATCAAGACTGGGGCGAAGGCAATTTCTGTTATGTGGGCTACACCGCACGGGTGACCTTTCAAATTTCCCCCTAA
- a CDS encoding NAD(P)H-quinone oxidoreductase subunit F: MLQSFADTVWLIPFYSLAGMVLSLIWSPGMTRKTGPRPAGYLNLLLTFFSFVHALLATVAIANQPPQYLHWTWLDVAGLHFDVPVEISILTTTALMLITGLNLMAQVFAIGYMEMDWGWARFFALLALFEGGMGALVLLDSLFFNYVMLEILTLATYLLIGFWFNQPLVVTGARDAFLTKRVGDLVLLMGVLAIYPLAGSWNYDDLAAWAATAQVDPTLITLICLALIAGPMGKCAQFPLHLWLDEAMEGPVPASILRNAIVVGTGAWVLVKLTPVLSLSSVALTGLLVIGSVTALGGTLIAIAQVDIKRALSYLVSAYMGWVFIAVGLKEPGLAFVFILTYGVAMALLMMSIGSIIWNSITQDLRLLGGLWSRRPISGISFLVGSAGLLALPPLASFFPQAELLDTAFAQLPWVGVVLLLMNAFAAFSLGRTFCLIWGGEVKPMTARSPEVFWPMILPMTVDLGLVLHLPILMGRFDWVIWTDPSLTTAAALTLTAILGWGAAAWVYLGRAIPKPVQFPLPSVQDLLAYDFYTPKLYKATVVGAVDMISRMTAWFDRTLVDGTGNAFGGATLLGGDRLKYSTTGQSQAYILTILMGVALLVIAICWPLLA, encoded by the coding sequence ATGTTGCAATCGTTTGCAGACACGGTGTGGCTCATTCCCTTTTACTCGCTGGCGGGAATGGTGCTCTCCTTGATTTGGTCACCGGGGATGACTCGGAAAACGGGACCTCGGCCAGCGGGCTATTTGAATCTCTTGCTCACGTTTTTCTCCTTTGTTCATGCACTGTTGGCCACGGTGGCGATCGCCAACCAGCCGCCGCAGTATTTGCACTGGACGTGGCTGGATGTCGCAGGTCTGCACTTTGACGTTCCCGTTGAAATTTCGATTTTGACGACCACTGCCCTGATGCTGATCACGGGCTTGAACCTCATGGCTCAGGTCTTTGCGATCGGCTACATGGAGATGGATTGGGGCTGGGCGCGCTTTTTTGCCCTATTGGCTCTGTTTGAAGGGGGGATGGGGGCGCTGGTGCTGCTGGATTCTCTGTTTTTTAACTATGTCATGCTCGAAATTCTGACCCTAGCGACCTATTTGCTCATTGGCTTCTGGTTTAACCAACCGCTGGTGGTGACCGGTGCCCGCGATGCCTTCCTCACCAAGCGGGTGGGAGACTTGGTGCTGCTGATGGGGGTGTTGGCGATTTATCCCCTTGCTGGCTCTTGGAACTACGACGATTTAGCGGCTTGGGCAGCTACGGCTCAGGTGGATCCCACCCTCATTACCCTAATTTGTTTGGCGCTGATTGCTGGGCCAATGGGGAAATGTGCCCAATTCCCATTGCATCTGTGGTTGGATGAGGCCATGGAAGGCCCTGTGCCTGCCTCTATTCTGCGGAATGCCATTGTTGTGGGCACGGGGGCATGGGTGCTGGTGAAGCTGACGCCGGTGCTGAGCCTTTCCTCTGTCGCTCTAACAGGTTTGCTGGTCATTGGTAGCGTCACTGCCTTGGGAGGAACCCTGATTGCCATTGCCCAGGTGGATATTAAGCGTGCTCTGTCCTATTTGGTCAGCGCCTATATGGGCTGGGTGTTTATTGCCGTTGGTCTCAAGGAGCCGGGCTTAGCTTTTGTCTTTATCCTCACCTATGGGGTAGCAATGGCACTGTTGATGATGAGTATTGGCAGCATCATTTGGAATAGCATTACCCAAGATCTGCGCCTGCTGGGTGGGCTGTGGTCGCGGCGCCCCATTTCCGGTATTTCGTTTCTCGTTGGTTCTGCAGGGTTGCTGGCGCTTCCCCCCTTGGCCAGCTTTTTCCCACAGGCAGAATTGCTGGATACGGCCTTTGCCCAACTGCCTTGGGTGGGGGTGGTGCTTCTATTGATGAATGCGTTTGCTGCCTTTAGTCTTGGTCGCACGTTCTGCCTGATTTGGGGCGGTGAGGTCAAACCAATGACGGCGCGATCGCCCGAGGTCTTTTGGCCGATGATTTTGCCGATGACCGTTGATCTGGGTCTGGTGCTGCACTTGCCCATTCTCATGGGGCGCTTTGATTGGGTGATTTGGACAGATCCTTCCTTAACCACAGCAGCTGCCCTGACGTTAACCGCTATCTTGGGCTGGGGAGCAGCTGCATGGGTCTATCTGGGCAGGGCGATTCCCAAGCCGGTGCAGTTTCCCCTACCGTCGGTACAGGATCTGCTGGCCTACGATTTCTATACGCCCAAGCTCTACAAAGCCACCGTGGTGGGAGCAGTGGATATGATTTCCCGCATGACTGCTTGGTTTGATCGCACGTTGGTGGATGGCACTGGCAATGCCTTTGGCGGGGCAACCCTGTTGGGGGGCGATCGCCTGAAGTACAGTACAACCGGTCAATCCCAAGCCTATATCCTCACCATTTTGATGGGGGTCGCCCTTCTGGTGATTGCCATTTGTTGGCCACTACTGGCTTAA
- a CDS encoding NADH-quinone oxidoreductase subunit M — MLTLLIVLPVIGALLMPLLPERSLRSVALVSAGVTFALSLWMLTQFDVQQTALQFTEFVPWLSPLGLNYSLGVDGLSLPLIVLGTFLTLVVVFTGEKSAHRLFYALVLLANAGITGALAAQNLLLFILFYEVELVPFYLLILIWGGQRREQAAIKFLIYTAVSGILVLAAFLGMGWLTHAPSFDYQDIRVAGLAPTTQGILLLLLILGFGIKMPLVPLHSWLPDAYVEASMPTAILLGGILAKLGAYGLVRFALGCFPETWGQFSGLLALVAALGISYGALAAIAQKDIKRMVAYSSIGHMSYVLLAAAAHTHLSIVGAIAQMISHGLILALLFYLVGVIETKVGTRELNVLNGLLNPLRGLPTTSALLILGGMASAGIPGLVGFVAEFLIFQGSYGTFPMPTLIAVVGTGLTAVYFVILINRTCFGRLDNATAYYPQVVWSEKFPAMVLTLLILVLGIQPTWLVRWSETTSAQLVAAIPTATETIASLPQ, encoded by the coding sequence ATGCTGACGCTGTTAATTGTTTTGCCTGTCATCGGTGCGCTGCTGATGCCGCTGCTGCCAGAGCGATCCCTGCGTTCGGTTGCTTTGGTGAGCGCCGGTGTCACCTTTGCCCTGTCTCTCTGGATGCTGACGCAGTTTGATGTCCAGCAGACCGCACTACAATTTACGGAATTTGTGCCGTGGCTGTCGCCCTTGGGATTGAACTATTCCCTTGGCGTGGATGGTCTATCGCTGCCCCTGATTGTTTTGGGAACCTTCTTGACCCTTGTGGTCGTGTTCACGGGTGAAAAAAGTGCCCATCGGCTCTTCTATGCCCTTGTTCTTTTGGCCAATGCGGGAATTACCGGGGCGTTAGCAGCACAAAATCTGCTGCTGTTTATTCTCTTTTACGAAGTTGAGTTGGTGCCCTTTTACCTGTTGATTTTGATCTGGGGCGGGCAGCGTCGCGAGCAGGCAGCGATCAAGTTTCTTATCTATACGGCAGTCTCAGGAATTCTCGTGCTAGCTGCCTTTTTGGGGATGGGCTGGCTCACCCATGCTCCTAGCTTTGACTATCAAGATATTCGCGTTGCCGGCTTAGCACCCACGACCCAAGGGATTCTGCTGCTGCTGTTGATCCTAGGTTTTGGCATCAAAATGCCCTTGGTGCCCCTCCACAGTTGGTTGCCCGATGCCTATGTGGAAGCCTCAATGCCAACCGCCATTCTCCTTGGGGGAATCCTAGCTAAGCTGGGTGCCTATGGCCTAGTGCGGTTTGCCTTAGGCTGTTTTCCAGAGACTTGGGGGCAGTTTTCTGGCCTGCTGGCCCTTGTGGCGGCTCTTGGCATTAGCTATGGGGCACTGGCTGCGATCGCCCAAAAGGACATTAAACGCATGGTGGCCTATAGCTCCATTGGTCACATGAGCTACGTATTGTTGGCGGCAGCAGCCCATACCCACCTCAGCATCGTCGGCGCCATTGCCCAAATGATTAGCCATGGCCTGATTTTGGCATTGCTGTTCTATTTGGTCGGCGTCATTGAAACGAAAGTTGGCACCCGCGAACTCAATGTGCTCAATGGCTTGCTCAATCCTCTGCGGGGGTTACCGACCACCAGTGCTCTCCTCATTTTGGGGGGGATGGCCAGTGCCGGTATTCCAGGATTAGTGGGGTTTGTGGCGGAATTTCTCATCTTCCAAGGCAGCTATGGTACCTTCCCAATGCCAACTCTAATTGCGGTGGTGGGCACCGGCCTCACGGCTGTTTATTTTGTGATTTTGATTAACCGCACCTGCTTTGGCCGTCTTGACAACGCCACTGCCTACTACCCACAGGTGGTTTGGTCAGAGAAGTTCCCCGCTATGGTACTGACACTGCTGATTCTGGTTCTGGGCATCCAACCAACATGGCTGGTGCGTTGGAGTGAGACCACCAGTGCGCAGCTGGTTGCCGCTATCCCTACTGCCACCGAAACCATTGCCAGTTTACCCCAATAG